A part of Tigriopus californicus strain San Diego chromosome 10, Tcal_SD_v2.1, whole genome shotgun sequence genomic DNA contains:
- the LOC131889672 gene encoding uncharacterized protein LOC131889672 — protein MAQAFVDKHQAQIGLERSLIKSTITEILESSIQEHRLRSKTVDELDQLFEIYANELCSVLGQTIRSQCLAIGYRVVVQVVLTAFKDQGIDVSQKCAWHSALDNYIQVSAGGKNALILVQTYFVKESQTGGKLSNPAETHLNSSEESSDSSSSDNSSSSSSSTSSSGSDSNTSSSDNSSSESSDSSSESDSSSDEEE, from the coding sequence ATGGCCCAAGCATTCGTGGACAAGCATCAAGCCCAGATCGGTTTGGAACGATCCCTCATTAAATCCACCATCACCGAGATTTTAGAGTCCTCTATCCAGGAGCATCGCTTGCGATCCAAGACCGTGGACGAGTTGGACCAACTCTTTGAGATCTACGCCAACGAGCTGTGCTCGGTCCTGGGACAAACCATCCGATCCCAATGCTTGGCCATCGGATACCGCGTGGTGGTGCAAGTGGTTCTCACGGCCTTTAAAGATCAGGGGATTGATGTGTCTCAGAAATGTGCTTGGCATTCAGCGCTTGATAACTATATTCAGGTGTCGGCGGGCGGGAAGAACGCTCTCATTCTCGTTCAAACCTATTTCGTAAAGGAAAGCCAAACCGGAGGAAAACTGTCCAACCCAGCCGAGACCCACTTGAACTCTTCTGAAGAATCGAGTGATTCTAGTTCCAGTGATAATTCGAGTtccagtagtagtagtactagtagtagtggtagcgACAGTAATACGAGTTCGAGTGATAATAGTAGCAGTGAGAGCTCTGATAGTTCATCTGAGAGTGATTCTAGTTCAGACGAAGAAGAGTAA
- the LOC131889673 gene encoding U3 small nucleolar ribonucleoprotein protein IMP3-like, with protein sequence MVRKLKYHEQKLLRKVDFINWEVDNNLHEVKIMRRYGIQKREDYTVYNKLSREIRDIVRRIKELDPKSQHRVDMSAQFLEKMYQIGLIPTKWNLELCDKINASNFCRRRLPVVLVRNKMCENIRSAIQMVEQGHVRVGPDMVKDPAFLVTRNMEDFVTWVNASAIRKKMLEYKEMRDDYDMFN encoded by the exons atggtGCGAAAATTAAAGTATCATGAGCAGAAATTGCTTCGAAAAGTGGATTTCATCAACTGGGAAGTGGACAACAATCTCCATGAGGTGAAGATCATGCGGCGTTACGGCATCCAGAAACGCGAGGATTACACCGT GTACAACAAACTGTCACGAGAAATACGAGATATCGTGCGGAGAATCAAGGAGTTGGATCCAAAATCTCAACACCGGGTCGATATGAGTGCTCAGTTTCTGGAGAAAATGTATCAAATCGGTCTAATTCCCACCAAATGGAATCTTGAACTGTGCGATAAGATCAACGCGTCCAATTTTTGTCGGCGAAGACTTCCCGTTGTTCTGGTGAGGAATAAGATGTGCGAAAATATCCGATCGGCCATTCAAATGGTTGAGCAAGGTCACGTCAGAGTTGGACCGGACATGGTGAAGGATCCGGCCTTTTTGGTCACAAGGAACATGGAAGATTTTGTCACTTGGGTGAATGCGTCTGCGATTCGAAAGAAGATGCTCGAGTACAAGGAAATGCGTGACGATTATGACATGTTTAACTAA
- the LOC131888889 gene encoding cGMP-specific 3',5'-cyclic phosphodiesterase-like — protein sequence MSTSAFHLAESCSVTDVEENLPNTTSSSPSPPPSSTSSSTISPPYSPSYRRKLGAHHLLEVSELFIGRPRKSGSPRPDLSDRRSSMHTTTNNNNNNQRRKTTSGSSKLGGSEKLRDDFSHLERGITNIDETRGCLGRSNPDGDTRDCVGQRNEKETHLILEDDAYNHNEWPKKARVNSSGETIKPNLRSNMDKFSVETFLDDHPEFLSDYILRKVPQSVLEKWLFQPSYFNLGPIAKVSPHPQSSRLKRNPKRQRSRSFTPLRKHSATAFEEGGLSTPILITDSDGQHSFLRTPSSRRTSSNKLSQLQVPVPQVTVTPSQSKLDLTSIHDTIEEAELNADLLDLLLRILRGVDLDWVVEELCRGTKSILGLDNVEVFIGNGSNILNGDYHLLDQGNVFEKTKTSADRLFTGVLSSQETISRTRPDLILNGNFVTSMVCIPLNHPLEYHCFGAIRATTHGDRLFDESLFNIIATFAAFALSNNIEKSEMGLEITRSEVFLELAHTVFREHNRIEPTIKTILGNFLTMIECERCQILLTCEDNPTIFKRVYDMQRRDLNEEGQCKEGTPHEGRFPINLAITGEVALKGVKINIHNLEQDERFDCTLNDDAGLIHRTMLCMPFRDSETERVLGVISLINKENEGVFTENDERFVEAFAIFCAIAIKNANDYEAAIKATARVEVAFDTMNYQATSCIEEAKALATEQIPSSKSLCLDEFYFDYMDMTDMDTCKATLRMFIDMGLISRFHMDWTTVCRWVLTVKKNYRNDTVSYHNWYHGFNVAQTMFVMLRKTGWESRFGQLDCLGLLVACLSHDLDHRGTTNAFQAKSNNPLSTLYATSTLERHHLNQCLLLLNIPGNRILENLSENEYSAILSLLERCILATDLAIHFRKAQAIRALANDEQQLDWSNADHKSLLQSAMMTAADLAAITKPWKVHFHTSNLLAEEFWAQGDIERENFHESPQPMMDREASLAHVQLDFIDKVCQGVYEDMEKFSPTLHPMLDGCMENRKRWAKIEPGAIARARNL from the exons ATGTCTACATCAGCATTCCATTTGGCGGAGAGCTGCTCAGTCACTGATGTAGAGGAGAATTTGCCCAACACCACCtcctcatcaccatcaccaccaccatcatcaacatcatcatccacgATATCCCCACCCTACTCACCATCGTATAGGAGAAAATTAGGGGCTCACCACTTGTTGGAGGTCTCCGAGCTATTCATTGGCAGGCCTCGGAAAAGCGGCAGCCCTAGGCCTGACCTGTCTGACAGACGCAGCAGCATgcacaccaccaccaacaacaacaacaacaaccaaaggAGAAAGACGACGAGTGGGAGTTCGAAGCTTGGAGGGAGCGAAAAACTCCGTGACGATTTTAGTCATTTAGAACGAGGCATCACCAACATCGACGAAACTCGTGGGTGTCTGGGACGAAGCAATCCTGATGGCGATACTCGTGATTGTGTTGGCCAAAGGAATGAGAAGGAAACGCATCTGATATTGGAAGACGACGCCTACAACCACAATGAGTGGCCGAAGAAAGCTAGAGTGAACTCCTCGGGTGAGACAATTAAACCAAACCTACGTTCGAACATGGACAAGTTCAGTGTTGAGACGTTTCTGGACGACCATCCCGAGTTTTTGAGTGACTACATTCTGCGGAAAGTGCCCCAATCCGTCTTGGAGAAATGGCTGTTCCAACCCTCGTACTTCAACCTGGGACCAATTGCCAAAGTCAGTCCCCACCCCCAATCCTCTCGCCTGAAGAGAAACCCCAAGCGACAACGCTCACGGTCATTCACTCCGCTACGGAAGCATTCGGCCACAGCATTCGAGGAAGGTGGGCTCTCCACCCCGATTTTAATTACAGATTCTGATGGCCAACACTCGTTCCTTCGAACCCCTTCATCAAGACGAACTAGTAGCAATAAATTGTCCCAATTACAAGTCCCAGTCCCTCAAGTGACGGTCACTCCGTCGCAGTCCAAACTGGACCTCACCTCCATTCACGACACCATAGAAGAGGCTGAACTGAATGCCGACTTGCTAGACCTTCTCCTGCGGATTTTGAGAGGGGTCGATCTGGACTGGGTGGTCGAGGAGCTTTGCCGGGGAACCAAGTCCATTTTGGGGTTGGACAATGTCGAAGTGTTTATTGGAAACGGTTCCAACATCCTGAACGGAGACTACCACCTCCTAGATCAAGGCAATGTGTTCGAGAAGACCAAAACCTCGGCCGATCGTCTTTTCACCGGGGTGCTCTCCTCGCAAGAGACAATTTCTCGGACGAGGCCAGACTTGATACTGAATGGCAATTTTGTCACATCCATGGTGTGCATTCCCCTGAACCATCCATTGGAATACCACTGCTTTGGAGCCATTAGAGCCACCACACATGGTGATCGGCTCTTCGACGAGTCTCTTTTCAACATCATTGCCACCTTTGCAGCATTTGCTCTCAGTAACAATATCGAGAAATCCGAAATGGGCTTGGAGATCACGAGAAGTGAAGTATTTCTGGAATTAGCTCATACTGTCTTCAGGGAACATAATCGAATTGAGCCTACTATTAAGACGATTCTTGGGAATTTCCTTACCATGATTGAGTGCGAGCGTTGCCAAATTTTGCTGACGTGCGAGGATAATCCTACCATCTTTAAGCGCGTGTACGATATGCAACGGAGAGATTTGAATGAGGAAGGTCAGTGTAAGGAGGGCACGCCCCATGAAGGGCGATTCCCCATCAATTTGGCCATCACGGGTGAAGTCGCCCTGAAGGGAGTGAAAATTAACATCCACAATCTCGAGCAAGACGAAAG ATTCGATTGTACGCTCAATGATGATGCAGGTTTGATTCATCGAACCATGCTCTGCATGCCGTTTCGGGACTCTGAGACTGAGCGCGTCCTTGGAGTGATCTCGCTCATTAACAAAGAGAACGAGGGTGTGTTCACCGAGAACGACGAGCGCTTCGTCGAGGCCTTTGCTATCTTCTGTGCCATTGCCATTAAGAATGCCAACGACTATGAGGCAGCCATCAAGGCGACGGCTCGGGTCGAGGTGGCCTTCGACACGATGAACTATCAAGCTACATCTTGTATTGAGGAGGCCAAAGCCCTTGCGACCGAGCAGATACCATCCTCCAAATCCTTATGTCTAGACGAATTCTACTTTGATTACATGGATATGACTGACATGGACACGTGTAAA GCTACTTTACGAATGTTCATCGATATGGGTCTCATCTCAAGGTTCCACATGGATTGGACCACGGTTTGTCGCTGGGTTCTGACCGTAAAGAAGAACTACAGAAATGACACCGTGTCTTATCATAACTGGTACCACGGTTTCAATGTGGCGCAAACCATGTTCGTTATGCTCCGTAAAACGGGATGGGAGTCCCGTTTTGGTCAG CTCGATTGTTTAGGATTATTAGTGGCTTGTTTGAGCCACGATTTGGATCACCGAGGAACCACCAATGCATTTCAAGCCAAGAGCAATAACCCCCTGTCCACACTCTACGCTACCTCTACATTAGAACGACATCACCTCAATCAGTGTCTCCTTCTTCTCAACATCCCTGGCAATCGAATCCTCGAAAACCTGTCGGAG AATGAGTATTCCGCTATCTTGTCTCTATTGGAGCGATGTATCTTGGCCACAGACCTCGCAATTCACTTTCGAAAGGCCCAAGCCATCCGTGCTCTGGCCAACGACGAGCAACAGCTGGATTGGAGCAACGCCGACCATAAATCCTTGTTACAGAGCGCCATGATGACAGCAGCCGATTTAGCGGCCATCACCAAGCCTTGGAAAGTCCATTTCCACACCTCCAATCTTCTCGCCGAGGAGTTCTGGGCTCAAGGTGACATCGAGCGTGAGAATTTCCACGAATCGCCACAGCCCATGATGGATCGAGAAGCTTCCTTGGCTCATGTGCAACTGgatttcattgacaaagtcTGTCAAGGCGTTTACGAGGACATGGAGAAGTTCAGCCCCACTCTCCACCCAATGCTGGATGGGTGTATGGAGAATCGAAAGCGCTGGGCCAAGATCGAGCCTGGGGCCATCGCTCGAGCACGGAATTTATAA